In Ammospiza caudacuta isolate bAmmCau1 chromosome 2, bAmmCau1.pri, whole genome shotgun sequence, a genomic segment contains:
- the MSL3 gene encoding male-specific lethal 3 homolog isoform X1 — protein sequence MTSRGMKFKFHRGERVLCFEPDPTKAKVLYDAKIVDIVVGKDEKGRKIPEYLIHFNGWNRSWDRWAAEDHVLRDTDENRRLQRKLARKAVARMRRKGRKKRRCRLPGVDSVLKSLPAEENDESSENSISSSSSDDSDEGTDEEIKSEESDIDERTEMKEEQDTHTKRDMEERAISIEIPEVLKKKLEEDCYYINRRKRLVKLPCQTNIITILESYVKHFAINAAFSANERSRHHQMTPHANMNLHYVPPEKNVELCKEMVDGLRITFDFTLPLILLYPYEQAQFKKVTSSKFFLPIKENSTNTNRNQEELSPSPPLLNPPTPQSTDSQPTTGEPATPKRRKAEPEILQSLRRSTRHSSNCDRLSESSASPQPKRRHLDTPASMPKLFLHLEKKTPVHSGSSSPITLTPSKEGSTVFTGFEGRRNNELNEVLSWKLMPENYPPSDQPPPPSYIYGSQHLLRMFVKLPEILGKMCFPDKNLKALVKHFEMFLRFLAEYHDDFFPESAYVAACEAYYSTKNPRAIY from the exons ATGACCTCGCGGGGAATGAAATTTAAGTTCCACCGGGGAGAGAGAGTTCTCTGCTTCGAGCCCGACCCCACCAAAGCCAAAGTGCTCTATGATGCCAAG ATTGTTGATATTGTTGTTGgaaaagatgagaaaggcaGAAAGATTCCAGAATATCTGATCCATTTTAACGGTTGGAACAGAAG CTGGGATAGATGGGCAGCTGAAGATCATGTTCTTCGGGATACAGACGAAAACCGCAGATTACAGCGTAAATTGGCACGGAAGGCTGTGGCTCGCAT gagaagaaagggaagaaagaagagaCGCTGCAGGTTGCCTGGTGTTGACTCTGTGTTAAAAAGCCTTCCTGCTGAAGAAAATGATGAGAGTAGTGAAAACT CTATAAGTAGTTCTTCTTCTGACGACAGTGATGAAGGAACAGATGAAGAAATAAAGAGTGAAGAAAGTGACATAGATGAGAGGACAGAAATG AAAGAAGAACAAGACACTCATACAAAAAGGGACATGGAAGAAAGAGCAATAAGCATAGAAATTCCTGAAGTCTTGAAAAAGAAGCTTGAGGAAGACTGCTACTATATTAATAGAAGAAAAAGG ctaGTGAAGCTTCCTTGCCAGACAAATATAATAACCATCTTGGAGTCATATGTAAAACACTTTGCAATTAATGCTGCTTTCTCAGCCAATGAAAGGTCTCGGCACCATCAGATGACTCCACATGCTAATATGAATCTTCATTATGTGCCACCAGAGAAGAA tGTCGAGCTATGTAAAGAGATGGTGGATGGGCTGAGAATAACCTTTGACTTCACACTTCCCTTAATTTTGCTCTATCCTTATGAACAAGCTCAATTTAAGAAGGTGACTTCATCAAAATTCTTTCTTCCCATCAAAGAAAACTCAACAAATACCAACAG AAATCAGGAGGAACTTTCCCCAAGCCCTCCTCTGCTGAATCCACCCACACCTCAATCGACTGACAGCCAGCCCACCACAGGGGAGCCAGCCACGCCGAAGAGGAGGAAAGCTGAGCCCGAGATCCTGCAGTCTCTGAGGCGTTCGACGCGCCACAGCTCCAACTGTGACAGGCTGTCGGAGAGCAGCGCGTCCCCGCAGCCCAAACGGCGGCACCTCGACACCCCCGCATCCATGCCAAAGCTCTTCCTGCACCTGGAAAAAA AAACCCCTGTCCATAGCGGGTCATCTTCACCTATAACTTTGACTCCTAGCAAAGAAGGGAGCACGGTGTTTACTGGCTTTGAAGGTAGAAGAAACAACGAATTGAATGAG GTTTTGTCCTGGAAATTGATGCCAGAGAATTATCCACCAAGTGATCAACCACCACCTCCTTCATATATCTATGGGTCTCAACATTTGCTGAGGATGTTTG TAAAACTACCAGAAATACTGGGGAAGATGTGCTTTCCTGACAAAAACCTGAAGGCTTTAGTAAAACACTTTGAGATGTTTCTGAG GTTTTTAGCAGAATACCATGATGATTTCTTCCCGGAATCTGCCTATGTAGCTGCATGTGAAGCCTACTACAGTACTAAAAATCCTCGGGCCATCTACTGA
- the MSL3 gene encoding male-specific lethal 3 homolog isoform X2, translated as MRRKGRKKRRCRLPGVDSVLKSLPAEENDESSENSISSSSSDDSDEGTDEEIKSEESDIDERTEMKEEQDTHTKRDMEERAISIEIPEVLKKKLEEDCYYINRRKRLVKLPCQTNIITILESYVKHFAINAAFSANERSRHHQMTPHANMNLHYVPPEKNVELCKEMVDGLRITFDFTLPLILLYPYEQAQFKKVTSSKFFLPIKENSTNTNRNQEELSPSPPLLNPPTPQSTDSQPTTGEPATPKRRKAEPEILQSLRRSTRHSSNCDRLSESSASPQPKRRHLDTPASMPKLFLHLEKKTPVHSGSSSPITLTPSKEGSTVFTGFEGRRNNELNEVLSWKLMPENYPPSDQPPPPSYIYGSQHLLRMFVKLPEILGKMCFPDKNLKALVKHFEMFLRFLAEYHDDFFPESAYVAACEAYYSTKNPRAIY; from the exons AT gagaagaaagggaagaaagaagagaCGCTGCAGGTTGCCTGGTGTTGACTCTGTGTTAAAAAGCCTTCCTGCTGAAGAAAATGATGAGAGTAGTGAAAACT CTATAAGTAGTTCTTCTTCTGACGACAGTGATGAAGGAACAGATGAAGAAATAAAGAGTGAAGAAAGTGACATAGATGAGAGGACAGAAATG AAAGAAGAACAAGACACTCATACAAAAAGGGACATGGAAGAAAGAGCAATAAGCATAGAAATTCCTGAAGTCTTGAAAAAGAAGCTTGAGGAAGACTGCTACTATATTAATAGAAGAAAAAGG ctaGTGAAGCTTCCTTGCCAGACAAATATAATAACCATCTTGGAGTCATATGTAAAACACTTTGCAATTAATGCTGCTTTCTCAGCCAATGAAAGGTCTCGGCACCATCAGATGACTCCACATGCTAATATGAATCTTCATTATGTGCCACCAGAGAAGAA tGTCGAGCTATGTAAAGAGATGGTGGATGGGCTGAGAATAACCTTTGACTTCACACTTCCCTTAATTTTGCTCTATCCTTATGAACAAGCTCAATTTAAGAAGGTGACTTCATCAAAATTCTTTCTTCCCATCAAAGAAAACTCAACAAATACCAACAG AAATCAGGAGGAACTTTCCCCAAGCCCTCCTCTGCTGAATCCACCCACACCTCAATCGACTGACAGCCAGCCCACCACAGGGGAGCCAGCCACGCCGAAGAGGAGGAAAGCTGAGCCCGAGATCCTGCAGTCTCTGAGGCGTTCGACGCGCCACAGCTCCAACTGTGACAGGCTGTCGGAGAGCAGCGCGTCCCCGCAGCCCAAACGGCGGCACCTCGACACCCCCGCATCCATGCCAAAGCTCTTCCTGCACCTGGAAAAAA AAACCCCTGTCCATAGCGGGTCATCTTCACCTATAACTTTGACTCCTAGCAAAGAAGGGAGCACGGTGTTTACTGGCTTTGAAGGTAGAAGAAACAACGAATTGAATGAG GTTTTGTCCTGGAAATTGATGCCAGAGAATTATCCACCAAGTGATCAACCACCACCTCCTTCATATATCTATGGGTCTCAACATTTGCTGAGGATGTTTG TAAAACTACCAGAAATACTGGGGAAGATGTGCTTTCCTGACAAAAACCTGAAGGCTTTAGTAAAACACTTTGAGATGTTTCTGAG GTTTTTAGCAGAATACCATGATGATTTCTTCCCGGAATCTGCCTATGTAGCTGCATGTGAAGCCTACTACAGTACTAAAAATCCTCGGGCCATCTACTGA